The following nucleotide sequence is from Nothobranchius furzeri strain GRZ-AD chromosome 11, NfurGRZ-RIMD1, whole genome shotgun sequence.
ATTGCTGATAACATTGGTTAGCTGCTGTAAGTTGTTCCATAAGTAAAGAGAGAGTTTGTTCCTGCTGAGATAAGCGATGAGAGATGTTAGAGATAACTGATTCTGTGGGGTTAGCgttttggccggatgattctgtcatgttgtggggcaagagtctaacccaggacatgcagaatcagagtcagagtcagattgtataaaaaaataataatatttattgaCGAAACGgtgaactaagggcgcactggaaaATCCGGCGGGTGCAGaaacgggaagcagcgtctagagggaaaagtagcagaggtgagtatgggagttgtagaATGGCAGGGGAATTGCTGGCTGAGGGACTTACGGCTTAGATAGACGAGAAGCGtgtgggaggggtgagccggggtaaGTCCAGGTAATGATTGTAGAGCGGTAGAGGTGAATGAGGAATGGGATCCGGACTGgtgtggttctggagagggagcgagaggtggaggagatcggGTCGGCACTTGGAGGAGGGTGAACCAGGAAACGAACTAGATAAAAATCCAAAACGGCATCGGGGAAAACTCTGATGATTATCCAGACcagtcagtagttaatcatccggcgtcgagtcatgtccaccttcctccttataaaccggcccgctgatcagctgattggagacagctgttgctccctctcctgaaaccaaaacactcagagatagtgagaagatgagacgagtactcaccccggctcatgacagaaatgatcagtttaaagactgaaggcagagaggaaaattatctcagcctgacccaaacaaattcttgttatctgaatctgacgccctggtagccttgagctgcaagaaaCTAAAaaaccccacgaaggaatgcaggcagatgctgtgaaaacccgacccttTGAGTTCACCTAGTAATGCTTCTGTGAATGAATTcgcaataaagctgccttgcctgaataaaacaaattttacagCTGCTACCAGGTAGTTAAGATCTGTTTTTACCACCTGAGAcatctctctaaagttaagcccattttaaaaaggcttaatctccattcagttgtccatgccttcattacttcccgtctcgactactctaattCAGTGCTATAtagtatctcctcctccactcttgctcgccttcagcttgtgcagaatgcagcagcttgactcttgactggcaccaggcagcgagaacacatcaccacttgcccctcctgatcagactctcttcctctctttccctttttaagtcttgtttaaaaactcacttttattcgttggcttttaattcagtctaacttattctctttctccttttctttttgatttgaattactcgattttaatggatttagtttttatttttgattgtttttattgtgtgtttttgttcagcactttggtcggatctcatgccgtgtttaaatgtgctatacaaataaacttggtatgatatggtatggtaaatAACTCATAATGAGTAAACACAAACATGTTTGCCTTGCTGTATAATTgaagaaaaaaacatgaaaaatgtcAGAAATTTACATCTCTCACCAATAGTCACGGCTATCAGAGTGGTGGCGATGAAGTAAATTGTAGCACGCAAAGCAATGTTTCTGGAGGTGCTGATGCTGAGACCCGCCACTcctgtaaaaatataaaacataaggAAACAGAAGCTGTGCAGGTGAGTACAGTCAGTATACCGAATAAAACAAAAAGGTGACAAAACCAGAAGACACTGATTATTTGCCTGCATGCCTGAAATACTGAAGATTGAGATATTAAGTTGTTTGCAAAAACAATGTTATGCAATGGTCATGACAATAGTTTTAGTTAATGGTCAGGCTTTGTGATCCAGTACAGCAGTTTCTAGTCATAACTGGAACTATCAGCCAAGAGAGGTTTTGGAGGTAGAAATATTCAAATGAATCCTTAACGGGTGTTTATGTCATGCATTAAGTAAATTTAGATGATGATGAAAAAATACCATCATAATTCTATTATTTTCCTAACAGAGGAAATTTAAACCTTTTTACGATGAAATAACAAATGTTTTAATGCaataaagaataataataataaaagaaaactGCATCACACACAGAATTTTCACCTAAAACGATCTAATATTAATACATCAGCTTTGTTACAAAATCAGTGCAGGAAACTTTTCTTTCTGATTTTAATTGGACCtaaaatcacattttattttatttatttattttgtcaatagagaacatgaaaaaaaaaacaactttgcaGGGACATTCAAGAGGAAGAAATGTTGAGAAAACGAGATTGGCATTGTTGAAATAAGATCTGGTCATAATGCAATCTCTCTCCAATTGGCTTACAAGCATATAATTTTCATCTCTTGATTCATTTTCCCCCTCAGAAAAAAGTGTTTTGCATACTTTTTACGAGGAAAACTTTAACTTTTGGTGTTTTTTTCAAACGCAGTCAAGCATTAACCTTACCGAGCGTTACGCTCGTGGTGATCAGGGGAACCGACACAAACTGCAGCATCCGCATCAGAATCTCTCCTGGGAATTTGATGTACTCCTGCTGTTCATCCGTCAGGATGACGTAGGTTTTCAACACGACGCCCAGAACGATCCCTGCGTGAAGAGCTGCGTTTAGATGGGAGTTTAAACCTCAGATCTACAGTTCAGTCAGAAACTCACCCAGAACGACGGCCACCAGACTGGCGACTATGAGGTTGTTCTCCTTCATGTAACTTGTAAACGCTCTCCATTTCCGTTCTGCAGCTGGTTCAACCATAATCATGATTAAAGTATTAAGTCGCACTGAGAATATTTATGTATGCCTATGCGACCAAGGATCCGGTCCCTGTTGCCAGGATGCGCAGTTCCGATGGTAACGTTAAACATCATGTTTAAATGATGCCACTTTAACAAATTATTATTTCACGAAAAGTGACTTAATATGACTGCGATCAGACTTTAAAACAAATTCAGGGAAAGTCTCCCGAATTTAGAGATTGATCTGTACTGAGCTGGTGTTGCATTCACGGAAAGCCGCATATTTTACCTCCATGCTTGCCACGTGGCTCTTTAGTAATATGTGTAGTGCTTTTTTCTGAGACTAAAAATTCATAAGGCACAGTTAcattaaaaatataataataataataataataataataataataataataaagatgatTCCACCACTCATGTCATGATAAATGATTCACACTTATATAGCGCCTCTTAGAATAAggaccccaaagcgctttacactacagtgtatcattcatccattcacacacacattcacacactggtggtgataagctacgatgtagccacagctgccctgggacgcactgacagaggcgaggctgccaagcacaggcgccaccggtccctccgaccaccaccagcatgggttaagtgtcttgcccaaggacacaacagcagaaatctctgtccagagccgggatcgaacctgcaaccttccgaataaTGGACAACCCGTTCAAGTTGTTGAGCTACCGCTGCCTCATCAGAACAAATGGATGAAATCTTTACAACACTGTAGTCTTCTCCTTGGCCACTCTAAGATTGAAATGGTGCAGAAGAAATTCCAAGGACTCTAAAATATGTTAAACACAGGCCAGTTGGTGCTGTTTAAAGGTTTTTTCATTCTCTAAAGATGGCAAAGTTTTGCTTCATTTTTATGGAAACAAATATTATTTGAAGGGATCCTAAAAATTCTAAAACATTTAGATTTTTCAATAAGCAATTTTTTTTGGTTGTGCAATGAAAAACAAGCAAAAATgtgaaaaatacataataaaatatTTTCTAATTTGCCCTAAAATGGAACATAATTTAGGACTGATCTTCTCATATGCTAAAATTCAGTCTCAATGTGATGAATGTTTTTTGCATTATATGTTAACAGGTGAGCTGCAGAGGGCTGGAGATTGGCTCAAGAAGATTTTATTTAGTCGTGGAAGGAGCGGCAGATTCCCCCATCACTTTTTCTCCTTGTGCCATTTCTTGTCGTTTGTTTAAAATCCTGCACAGACAAAGTACAACACACCAGATAACACAAAAAATATAAATTTTACCAtcactgatttgtttaattatatttaaataGTCCAAAACATACAAAGGCTACGTCTTTATGTTCTTTACGCTGAGTTAATAAAGCAAATAGTTTGTGGGGCTTTCTAAATAAGTTCCTGAAAAGTGAATCCTTCAAGAACTGACCGGAATATTAGAAAAACAAATCAAAGGGCCAATAAAATGCAAATATTCTACAGCCTTTCAAGACAGAGTTTTAAACATTTATCTTGAACAATGTTAGGGATGATAATAAAGGATAAAAGTGTCTTCACCTTCCAGTTTCCATGTCCTCTTTGTCCATTTTCTCCAGTTCTTGTCTTGACATTTCATGGACAAGAGAAACACCGATGCAGTCTCCAAACACGTTAATCACCGTGCTGAATCGGTCTCTAAAATAAGGAAACAATATTAATTCTTCCACATGAGTGCCAGGTGTGACTTATAGTCATTAGatagttttataatttatttttttctgtttgtccCTGATTTAAAgcattgctgaacttacagcagcCACTCGGtcaccaccaggagggcagcgtcCCTCACAGGCAGGCCGACAGCGGTCAGAACGAAGAGTGTGGTCACTGCTCCGGTCGCTGGGATCCCTGCAGCTCCGACGCTGGCAATGGCAGCTGCCAAACTGTACAGAAAATGTTGTGAAACATGGCAGTGAAACAGACTTCCCTAAAGATTGTTCTCATTTATCAATCACTGCCGATCAGGACTGAAAAACTGACCCAATGATGAACAACTGAGTCACGTCCAGATAGATGTGACTCAGCTGTGCGATGAAAACTGCAGCAGCCGCCTCGTAAAGCGCCGACCCGTCCATGTTGACGTTGGTCCCAATGGGCAGCATGAAGCGGACGATTCTGCCATCAATCTTGTTGTTTTCCAAGCAGCAGCGTAAAGTGTGAGGCAGTGTGGCAGAACTTAGAGAATGGAGGTGAAACCCAGAACATTTTATCTCTCTCATATCACGGTGCTGAGGTAAATATAAAACCAGTGGTGGTGATAAACGGACCTGGAGGCGATGAgcagagccgtcagcagtgcaGGAGAAACCCCCCGGATGACCTTAAGGGGGTTTTGTCTCGTAACCAGGATGTATATCATTGGCAGGACGATGGCTCCATGAATTATGAGCCTGAAACAAATACTGTCTGGGATCAGTTCCTGATCTAACATCGCAATTAAATTAGGATTACAACAGCAACAACACAAATTCAAAGAGTTAGAGTTCATATTATTTAATTTTTCCAGATTTTAAAGATAAATCATTTTCCAGATGTCAATAGATACAGATAAGGCATTTGTTTTACTGCCTGGTTCACACATTTTGTTTTAATAGTAAACACCTTAGAATTGTgaactgtccatggtcctgaatcATCAAATTAAACAGTTTCTAAAAGTGTGTTGGATTATTAATCAGCATTATTCTGTCTAAGTAGACTATTTTTAGCGTTGTTTGAAACAAGATTACTTCCTCTGATGACAGATGGCTGCTCCAATTTAAACTTATTCCTGCATTGCAAACATTCACTAAAGTATCTCTGTAGCTGAAAAACATTTTACCCAGTGAGGACCACAGCTATGAATTTCCCCAAGTTCTCCGTAGTTTGCCAGTCGCGAACTTCAAGGACATGGGTCGTTATCATGAAAAAGACTCCGACTGGTAAGAATCTAAAGCAGAAACAATGAAATCTCAACTACGGAACTCTGTGATTTAGTATAAATTAGCAATGATAAAATAACTTAAAGACTCATAAAAGTTAAGGATATTTTTCAACACATTTTATCAGATGACAGTAATCCACCTCACCTCAGAATCAAGTTGACGGCAGCTTTGGTGATGTCATTGATGGCTTTGGCAACAAGCACTAAtacattttcctttttctttttcagaGAGTTGATTGCCAGTCCAAGCACAAAGGCGAAGGCAATGAGGCCAAGTGTGTTTGCACCGTCAACATAGTGACCCCTCGGCACGTCTGCTGTGTAATTCTGAGACATCAACACAACAGATTATGTAATTCTTGCTTATAAATCTATTTTTGCACTGGTGTGTCTTTGGTCTTGCATAAAAAGGCAGAAAGAAAATTCAACATTACCTGGCTAGAGTTGGAACCTTCAAACACTTGTGGTTTATCGGTCTGGTACTGCACGAATAATTAAAAACCCACGTAAGCATATATTTGACTCAGAGTAAGACAGTGGATTTGAAAATAAGATGACCTGTTggaaacaagcctggaggaaatCCGGCGGAACCATGTTTCTAGAGAGACAGAAGAACACATAAAATAGGTCAAAACTTCTTATTGTTCTATAAAATATTTAAGGGGATGCAGATTTAACATGATGTAGCATGACCTCACCT
It contains:
- the LOC139061756 gene encoding excitatory amino acid transporter 3-like, with protein sequence MIMVEPAAERKWRAFTSYMKENNLIVASLVAVVLGIVLGVVLKTYVILTDEQQEYIKFPGEILMRMLQFVSVPLITTSVTLGVAGLSISTSRNIALRATIYFIATTLIAVTIGERCKFLTFFMFFSSIIQQGKHVCVYSL
- the LOC129164873 gene encoding excitatory amino acid transporter 3, encoding MVEPAAERKWRAFTSYVKENNLIVASLVAVVLGIVLGVVLKTYVILTDEQQEYIKFPGEILMRMLQFVSVPLITTSVTLGVAGLSINTSRHIAFRATLYFTITTLVAVTIGLILAVIIRPGAVNHLGQDFTGSNTDFSTIDALLDLGRNMVPPDFLQACFQQYQTDKPQVFEGSNSSQNYTADVPRGHYVDGANTLGLIAFAFVLGLAINSLKKKKENVLVLVAKAINDITKAAVNLILRFLPVGVFFMITTHVLEVRDWQTTENLGKFIAVVLTGLIIHGAIVLPMIYILVTRQNPLKVIRGVSPALLTALLIASSSATLPHTLRCCLENNKIDGRIVRFMLPIGTNVNMDGSALYEAAAAVFIAQLSHIYLDVTQLFIIGLAAAIASVGAAGIPATGAVTTLFVLTAVGLPVRDAALLVVTEWLLDRFSTVINVFGDCIGVSLVHEMSRQELEKMDKEDMETGRILNKRQEMAQGEKVMGESAAPSTTK